atattgcatttgatttgcaatatctttccagccggcaattgacaccaagtgccctcgatatccattcatttcccactccctttcttggaagaatgccacatatgatcgggattcctcccttgctcctaactaactctatggctgttttatacctctgaatcagttcctcactcctgactcgaccaacatcatttcctcccacgctaatgcaaataatgggattgttcccattaccagccataatatcattcatgttgtttataatatcaccaatgccagctccgggatagcaaacccaatAAATAATACAGTTAATACAGTAAATAGCAAGTGCGGCGAATGGTACATAGAGACTAGGAAGTGCCTGTTGTTAACTAGGAGGAAAATAGCACAGATCATTAGGCCTAGCCGCCAAGGAGAGAAGATGTATAAGATTTCCCGGGTTAAGGGTAGAGCTTGTTAGTGCCTAGATTGCATGTAAAGTCTGCAATAATAGGTTGAAACTACAAGGGTGCTCTTGACATATGGGAACTAGCTGCGGGCAGCGATCGATACACTTGGGGATCCGGCGAAGTACCCCCACTCCACAGGCCAGCGCAGTCGGACTCCACCCCCCCCTGAAGGGCGAGGTGGCCCCTGGCAGCAAAGGGAGCTGTCGGCGAGGGATTGATAATAACGTCCTGCCTTACTTAGGGGTAGAATGCGTCACTTTTCCATCCGCCAACTGCCATAATTGCCGCCGGCGCGAGGCCATCCTTTGACATCTGTGTGGCCCTGCCTATtcgaaaggggggtggggggcgtaATCATTTGGAGGTAGTCCCAGCGCTGCAATGGCGGCACGGAGCACCCTTAAGAAAACTTGTCGGGTGTCTGGGGCGCCCGTCTCGTCTTTGAATATAGGTCAGGTTTCGTGCCCCGCCGTCCTATGTACTTCGCTATGGCACGGACCGGGCAGACTTGTTGTAGGGCTCGGTGTTGAGGGCTAAAGTCAGTGTGCGTCCCGCGCTGTGCTTGTAGTAGGCAAAAGCAATGTTGATTCCCGTTTTCGTTAAAGTTATCTGGTCCTGGCGTAGCTTATGTTGTCCCTTCTCCGCGTAGGTCGCCTTCCCCGGACGGAGGCAGGAGTGGAAAGCCAGAGGGAAGAGCGCTCGGTAGCCGGTCCTCTCGTAATCCGAGCCACAGACCCCTCCCTGGGGTCTGGGGCCCCCAGCAGTCAATGCAGTAGGCGCCTGAAACaccgggtcgcaggttgcagggaGTCGAGCAGCGTCCTCAGAGTTGCAGGGCAGGAGATGCTGAGGGACTGCGGTTGGCATCTCGTCGAGGGCTGCGTCTCATAGGAACAAGGGCGGCATCGCCTGTAGGCGTGAAAGCACCTTCTCACATCCCGCACCCCGAACTTTTCTGTGAGGATCCATTGCAGGGCGCTGGAGAATGTCTCGAAGATCCTGCAGAAGGGTGCAGCTCCCATGCTGAGCATCCTCTCGCAGTTGTACCGTCCATCATAAGCAAAGCCGAGTGTTTCAGGCGAGGATGTTCCAGCCGCTGATGTTCCAACTGCTGGTGTTTCGGCTGAGGAGGTTCCAGCCCATGATCTAGTAGCTGATGTTCCAACTGGCAGTGTTCCAGCTGAAATGTTCCAGCCGATGATGTTCCAGTCAGCAATGTTCCCTCTGCTGACGTTCCAGCTGTTGACGTTCTGGCTGCCCAGCTGCCGAGGttccagccgatgatccagcagctaatgtcccagctggtggtgttccagccgCCGATGTTCCAGCTGTTGATGTTCCGGTTGTTGTGGttccagccgatgatccagcagcttatGTTCCAGCTGGCGGAGTTCCAGCTGAAGTTGTTCCAGCTGatgatgttccagctgctgatgttctgGCTGATGCGGTTCCAGCCGATGCTCCAGCAGCTGAAGTTCCAGCAGAGGATGTTCTAGCCACTGATGTTCCAGCACCTGAGGTTCCAGCAGCTGATGTTCCAGCTGGCGGTGTTCCAGCCGATTATGTTCCAGCCGATGATGCTCCAGTTGAGGATGTACCAACTGATGCTGTTCCAGCCATCGATGTTCCAGCTGCTGACGTTCCTGCTGCAGATGATCTAGCCGCCGTTGCTCTAGCGGCTCAGGTTCCAGCCGATGCTCCAGCAGCTAATGCTCCAGCCGCCGATGTTCCAGCTGCTGATCTTCCAGCTGATGAGGTTCTAGCTGAATAGCCGGTAGCTGATGTTCCAGCTGGCGGTGTCCAGTTGAGGATGctccagctgctgatgttccagTTGGCATGTTCCATCTGAAGATGTTCCAGCTGACGATGCTCCGGATGCTGAAGGCCAGCTACAAATGTTCCAGCTGCTGAGGTTATGGCTGATGAGGCTCCAGCTGATGGTCCAGCTGGCTGGATAACTTCGTGGGCGCCACCCGTGTCCTCTTCCTCGCCACAGAAGGGTGGTCCGGTTTCTCCGTACTGTGGATATATTAAACGTAAGCAGGCGGCAAGGGCAAATACGAATAATGACAGGTATGACATGAGGAATGCTGCTGCCACCTGCCAATTCTACTATTTATTTATCTTTATGCATAGCATAGACTTTTCTAGTAAACTAGTTATTTTTTTACTATTGTGTTTGCATGTATCCTCCATCTCTTGGGAGATCATGAAAGTAATTCAGTATTTGCACAACACTACTGCTGTCATCGTATCCTTGGCTGGCATTACTTTATAAGACCACTGAGAAGCGTTGCTGGGACGTGAATTCTGATACCCAGGTGGCGACCTAAGCAGGTGAATATCACAGGTAAGTAACGGGTTTATCTATATGTTGTGTTATGGCAGGAAAGTTCGGCTGAAGTGCTACAGGCTGCAGAATCAACGACCCGCAGGGAGAGCTGAGTTTCGTCACTCCCCACGGGCACAAGGCCGGGTTGTAGGCAGTGATTCAACCCGTGGTACTCCGGGGACTCCCAGGGTCGTCAGTGGAACCCAACCACAGGGTAACAAAGATCCATGGCGATAGTTATAGTATCTCTTAACCTCTCATCTTAGTTGTATTACCAACCCAATCGCCAGAACTGTAACaagcaccacaataaccctcaaaaataatccaccacaaaaaAATCCACAAAAAATAATCCTCCATGATAATCCACAACAAAAttcttccataataatccaccaaaataatcctacataataatccaccacaataactctccataataatcaacaacaataTCATTACAAAATAATTCACCACACTAACCcatcataataatccaccacaataaccctccataataatcaaccacaataaccctccataataatcaaccacaataaccctccataataatctataGGTTACACGGCACAACCCATTCTACTAACACTGTCACTGGGATAGGAATTCTTAGTTTGGTAAGAAATGTAAAATATCGGGAAGGTGGCTACCCAGCTATAGTAACTGGCCTGGCACCATACCCAGCCCCATATACATCTAGTCCATCCTACTTGCTATAGTGACAGGGCCCTATCACCACATCAAGCGCTCATATGCAGCTATTCCACCCAATTTGCTATAGTGACAGGCCAGGCACCATACCCAGGCTCCCATATATAGCTTGGAACCCAACTTGCTATTGTGAGAGCCTGTAACCATATCGAGGCCCCCCATAAACAGCTGGTCAACCCAGCTTCTTGTAGTAACAGGACTGGCACCATACCCATACACAGCTGGGCCACCCAGCTGTGTATGGGTATATTCCAGGTAATATCCAGCACAAAGACATGCTGCAAAACCCTGTACAACCATCTCTCGAAATTCCACGCTCCATTAACCCGTCTTAACTAGTCTAATAACCTTTACGTTATAGCCTGATGTAAtaaccaaccacaacaatcagtTTATGTAGATGATCGGACGAAACAATCAGTTGTTAAACTATTCCTagtgacctgttataataacctgcCTCAATAATCAATCTCAATATCCCGAATGAACAGCAAACTGGTATAACAACCTACAATTATAACATGCACTAAAAATCTACGATAATAGCCTCTTGTAATAATAACCCACACTACTAACCTACAATAATagtctgttgtaataataacccgtAGAAATTTCGCAATAAAATATTAAACATCATTTAAACCCTCAGTTATATATTTTGTTCTAAGTCACTTTTAATTGctactgaagccaaacttctgaggtgacttcatatttcatctgctgttcaggactttattcaacatgttcggttgctgagtttattacgtgttttggcaaataatattaaaatgttgacttaaggtaaaa
The DNA window shown above is from Procambarus clarkii isolate CNS0578487 chromosome 65, FALCON_Pclarkii_2.0, whole genome shotgun sequence and carries:
- the LOC123771182 gene encoding cytochrome c1-like, translated to MAARSTLKKTCRVSGAPVSSLNIADDPAAYVPAGGVPAEVVPADDVPAADVLADAVPADAPAAEVPAEDVLATDVPAPEVPAADVPAGGVPADYVPADDAPVEDVPTDAVPAIDVPAADVPAADDLAAVALAAQVPADAPAANAPAADVPAADLPADEVLAE